The following are encoded in a window of Kitasatospora fiedleri genomic DNA:
- a CDS encoding SGNH hydrolase domain-containing protein: protein MLHRPPVERPTFRPDIEGLRAVAVLAVLAFHAAVPGLAGGFVGVDVFFVVSGYLITGLLRTETGRHGRVRLAEFYSRRARRLLPSAAVVLAATAVLGALLTAPLRRADLERDVLASALSVANWRFIAEQTDYLAAGRDPSALLHFWSLAVEEQFYLLWAPLLALAARWAWRRRTLLGLTLLLGAGSFWLSLHWSAGAYLSTPTRAWQFAAGAAVALLPVRELPRLVRELLGLGGLAGVLVAVLLFDGHTRYPGYAALLPTAATAAIVLAGSAGPHLVGRALSLGAPRAVGRLSYNLYLWHWPVLVLAEAHWGALPWGAKAALTAAAALPAYAALRWLEQPLRRSPVLGEIPRRGLSLGLAAVVFPVLLALVVGSGTIRNLGPATPPDPSGLPPGARTGSSLLAAAPPPHAPTVPNPVQARQDFPPDGGCEVDPADTTSPPCRFGTGEDRIVLLGDSHAGQWFSALLGIAAQHRLSVEELVKQGCPLAEITVTNPQLGRTYHECDTWRANALARLKDGPKPKLVVVSALNRYTADRAALLRGWERTLAPLRELGVPVVYLQDTPVPGRDVPACVSGHPDTTSACDFPRAEGLYADPLAEQIAAGAFPGVRTVEVNSVLCPADGRSCPAVLEHVLLYRDDSHLTNAAAVVLTPRLDRLLIEAGAFGTGGDWTTLLRDEFDGPAGSRPDAAAWQYDLGTCYPGCPAAQWGTGEIETMTDAAENVRLDGAGALEITPTRDAAGRWSSGRIESRRADLAAPAGGVLRVEAELALPDVHGPAAAGYWPAFWALGGRLRDGYTGWPGVGELDVLESVGGRGGFGTLHCGTTPGGPCQEPNGLGSGEQPCADCWGAFHTYTVEIDRSTSPERVRWLRDGREYFRVTADQVDPAAWDQAVHHGIFLILNVAVGGNLPAAYGSSPTAATEPGHPMKVASVTVATRQ from the coding sequence GTGCTGCACCGCCCGCCGGTCGAGCGGCCGACGTTCCGACCCGACATCGAGGGCCTGCGGGCCGTCGCCGTCCTCGCCGTGCTCGCCTTCCACGCCGCCGTACCCGGTCTCGCCGGCGGCTTCGTCGGCGTCGACGTCTTCTTCGTCGTCTCCGGCTACCTGATCACCGGCCTGCTGCGCACCGAGACCGGGCGGCACGGACGCGTCCGGCTGGCCGAGTTCTACTCCCGCCGGGCCCGCCGCCTGCTGCCCTCCGCCGCCGTCGTGCTGGCCGCCACCGCCGTCCTCGGCGCCCTGCTCACCGCGCCGCTGCGCCGGGCCGACCTGGAGCGCGACGTCCTCGCCTCCGCGCTGTCCGTCGCCAACTGGCGCTTCATCGCCGAACAGACCGACTACCTGGCCGCCGGCCGCGACCCGAGCGCACTGCTGCACTTCTGGTCGCTCGCCGTCGAGGAGCAGTTCTACCTGCTGTGGGCCCCGCTGCTGGCGCTCGCCGCCCGCTGGGCCTGGCGGCGGCGCACCCTGCTCGGCCTGACCCTGCTGCTCGGCGCCGGCTCGTTCTGGCTCTCCCTGCACTGGAGCGCCGGCGCCTACCTGTCCACCCCGACCCGGGCCTGGCAGTTCGCCGCCGGGGCCGCCGTCGCCCTGCTACCGGTCCGCGAACTTCCGAGGCTGGTCCGGGAGTTGCTCGGCCTGGGCGGCCTGGCCGGGGTGCTCGTCGCGGTGCTGCTGTTCGACGGGCACACCCGCTACCCCGGGTACGCCGCGCTGCTGCCGACCGCCGCCACCGCCGCGATCGTCCTGGCCGGCTCGGCCGGACCCCACCTGGTGGGGCGGGCGCTCTCGCTCGGCGCGCCCCGGGCGGTCGGCCGGCTCTCCTACAACCTGTACCTGTGGCACTGGCCGGTGCTGGTGCTCGCCGAGGCGCACTGGGGCGCCCTGCCCTGGGGCGCCAAGGCCGCGCTCACCGCCGCCGCCGCGCTGCCCGCGTACGCCGCGCTGCGCTGGCTGGAGCAGCCGCTGCGCCGCAGCCCGGTGCTGGGCGAGATCCCGCGCCGCGGGCTGTCGCTGGGCCTGGCCGCGGTGGTCTTCCCGGTGCTGCTGGCGCTGGTCGTCGGCTCCGGCACCATCCGCAACCTGGGCCCGGCCACTCCCCCGGACCCGTCCGGCCTGCCGCCCGGCGCCCGCACCGGCAGCAGCCTGCTGGCCGCCGCGCCGCCGCCGCACGCGCCGACCGTGCCCAACCCCGTCCAGGCCCGGCAGGACTTCCCGCCGGACGGCGGCTGCGAGGTCGACCCGGCCGACACCACCAGCCCGCCCTGCCGCTTCGGCACCGGCGAGGACCGGATCGTGCTGCTCGGCGACTCGCACGCAGGCCAGTGGTTCTCCGCGCTGCTCGGCATCGCCGCCCAGCACCGGCTGTCCGTCGAGGAACTCGTCAAGCAGGGCTGCCCGTTGGCCGAGATCACCGTCACCAACCCGCAGTTGGGCCGCACCTACCACGAGTGCGACACCTGGCGGGCGAACGCGCTGGCCCGGCTGAAGGACGGCCCGAAGCCGAAGCTGGTCGTGGTCTCCGCGCTCAACCGCTACACCGCCGACCGGGCCGCCCTGCTGCGCGGCTGGGAGCGGACCCTCGCCCCGTTGCGGGAGCTGGGCGTCCCGGTCGTCTACCTCCAGGACACCCCGGTCCCCGGCCGGGACGTCCCGGCCTGCGTCTCCGGCCACCCCGACACCACCTCCGCCTGCGACTTCCCGCGCGCCGAGGGCCTGTACGCCGACCCGCTGGCCGAGCAGATCGCCGCCGGGGCGTTCCCCGGCGTCCGGACGGTCGAGGTCAACTCGGTGCTCTGCCCGGCCGACGGGCGCAGCTGCCCGGCCGTCCTGGAGCACGTGCTGCTGTACCGCGACGACTCCCACCTGACCAACGCCGCGGCCGTGGTGCTCACCCCGCGACTGGACCGACTGCTCATCGAGGCGGGCGCGTTCGGCACCGGCGGCGACTGGACGACGCTGCTCCGGGACGAGTTCGACGGCCCGGCCGGGAGCCGACCGGACGCCGCCGCCTGGCAGTACGACCTGGGCACCTGCTACCCCGGCTGCCCGGCCGCCCAGTGGGGCACCGGCGAGATCGAGACCATGACCGACGCGGCCGAGAACGTCCGCCTGGACGGCGCGGGCGCGCTGGAGATCACCCCGACCCGGGACGCGGCCGGCCGCTGGTCCTCCGGGCGGATCGAGTCCCGGCGGGCCGACCTGGCCGCCCCGGCGGGCGGAGTCCTGCGGGTGGAGGCCGAGTTGGCGCTGCCCGACGTGCACGGCCCGGCCGCCGCCGGGTACTGGCCCGCGTTCTGGGCGCTCGGCGGCCGGCTCCGCGACGGGTACACCGGCTGGCCCGGCGTCGGCGAGCTGGACGTGCTCGAATCCGTCGGCGGCCGGGGCGGGTTCGGCACCCTGCACTGCGGCACCACGCCGGGCGGCCCCTGCCAGGAGCCGAACGGACTGGGCTCCGGCGAACAGCCCTGCGCCGACTGCTGGGGCGCCTTCCACACCTACACCGTCGAGATCGACCGCTCCACCAGCCCCGAGCGGGTCCGCTGGCTGCGCGACGGCCGGGAGTACTTCCGGGTCACCGCCGACCAGGTCGACCCGGCCGCCTGGGACCAGGCCGTCCACCACGGGATCTTCCTGATCCTGAACGTCGCCGTCGGCGGCAACCTCCCCGCCGCGTACGGCAGTTCGCCCACGGCCGCGACCGAACCGGGCCACCCGATGAAGGTCGCCTCGGTCACCGTCGCCACCCGGCAGTAG